The stretch of DNA TGGTGTGGAACCCGACGATGAAGAAATGGTGCATGTACCTCTCCCTGAACGGGGCCAACTACCAGTCGGTCATCGTCCTGCTCACCGCCGACGACATCGAGGGCGACTGGACCTACGTCGGCCCGGTGGTCTACTCCGGCTTCAACGACGCCGACAAGGACAAGACCGACGTGCCGAAGGTACTCGGCGAGAACGCCGACCTCGGCCGCTACCTCTCCGCCGACGACACCGAGATCAACGCCATCGACCCCAGCGTCAAGGCCGACGACAACGGCGATATGTGGATGACCTTCGGCTCGTGGTTCGGCGGCATGTGGATGCTGAAGCTCGACGGCAAAACCGGCCTGCGCGACTACACGAAGACCTACGAAACGGTCACCGACAAGTCCGACGGCTATTACGGCGTCAAGCTCGGCGGCGGCTACGGCAACTCCGGTGAGGGATCCTACCTGCTCAACACCAACGGCTGGTGGTACCTCTTCACCTCCTACGGCCACCTCGAGCAGACCGGCGGCTACCAGATCCGCATGTTCCGCTCGAAGTCCATCACCGGCCCGTACATCGATGAAAACGGCAACCCCGCCGTCTCGACCAGCGCCGACGCCAACAACTGGGAAGGCGACACCGGCGTGCGCCTGATGGCCTCGAACCAGTGGAGCGGCACCGACAACGGCGACATCGAGGTCTCGCAAGGCCACAATTCCGCGCTCGTCGACAGCGACGGCACCGTCTATCTCATCTATCACACCCGCTTCTCCGACCGCGGCGAGGTCCACGAGATCCGCACCCGGCAACTGCTGCCGACCGCCGACGGCTGGCTCACCGCAGCGCCTTACGAATACACCGGCACTAAGGCGAAGGCCAAGGGCTATAAGACCAGCGAGCTGGCCGGCACCTACGAATTCGCGATGCAGAACCCGAACACCTATTTCAAAG from Bifidobacterium sp. ESL0800 encodes:
- a CDS encoding glycoside hydrolase family 43 protein, whose amino-acid sequence is MAMTTLRRTLAATLAALTLIGTLAGCAGNSAGDASNGTAQTGETRNSAGKHISRVSVHDPSVVKANGKYYVFGSHRAWAKSDDLVNWHYFKNNLSTDYETIFDDIWKAWPKQSSNPDVKGNMWAPDVVWNPTMKKWCMYLSLNGANYQSVIVLLTADDIEGDWTYVGPVVYSGFNDADKDKTDVPKVLGENADLGRYLSADDTEINAIDPSVKADDNGDMWMTFGSWFGGMWMLKLDGKTGLRDYTKTYETVTDKSDGYYGVKLGGGYGNSGEGSYLLNTNGWWYLFTSYGHLEQTGGYQIRMFRSKSITGPYIDENGNPAVSTSADANNWEGDTGVRLMASNQWSGTDNGDIEVSQGHNSALVDSDGTVYLIYHTRFSDRGEVHEIRTRQLLPTADGWLTAAPYEYTGTKAKAKGYKTSELAGTYEFAMQNPNTYFKGPKKLGDKTSTDYKGVNKGTDITLTASGKVTGERKGTWKTKAGSNELEITLDGITYVGAFDRLPRDKDGKPVMTFSALGDNICVWGSKK